Proteins from a genomic interval of Xanthomonas sp. AM6:
- a CDS encoding phosphotransferase — protein sequence MSSSSDLPDAPEPRAAQRLAWARAALDDAQATLQRASVDAGWRSYWRSHGTGRSRVLMDSPPGLEDVRPWLRMHALLQHGGVRVPAILAQDVEAGFLLLEDLGGPTLAQSLDATSADAHFDAALGQLLRLQAIAPPPELGVFGEALLQRDAGLFEEWFLRRHLGLELDCADLEALELVQRRLMDNALAQPRVLVHRDFMPRNLMPVADGPAVLDFQDCVLGPVAYDPVSLFKDTTVSWPLARVDAWLARYHARALQAGIAVPPLAQFLRDADWMGVQRHLKNLGIFARLNYRDGKAWYLDNVPRFIDYLDEVLPRHPALQPLAQLLHTRIKPALAQRAAAAA from the coding sequence ATGAGTTCCAGTTCCGACCTTCCCGATGCCCCCGAGCCGCGCGCGGCGCAGCGCCTGGCGTGGGCGCGCGCCGCGCTGGACGACGCGCAGGCGACGCTGCAGCGCGCATCCGTCGACGCCGGCTGGCGCAGCTACTGGCGCAGCCACGGCACCGGCCGCAGCCGCGTGCTGATGGATTCGCCGCCGGGCCTGGAGGACGTGCGGCCATGGCTGCGCATGCACGCGCTGCTGCAGCACGGCGGCGTGCGCGTGCCGGCGATCCTGGCGCAGGACGTGGAGGCCGGCTTCCTGCTGCTGGAGGACCTGGGCGGGCCGACCCTGGCGCAGAGCCTGGACGCCACCTCGGCCGATGCGCATTTCGACGCCGCGCTCGGGCAACTGCTGCGGCTGCAGGCGATCGCGCCGCCGCCGGAGCTGGGTGTGTTCGGCGAGGCGCTGCTGCAGCGCGATGCCGGTTTGTTCGAAGAGTGGTTCCTGCGCCGGCACCTGGGCCTGGAACTGGACTGCGCCGACCTGGAGGCGCTGGAACTGGTGCAACGCCGGCTGATGGACAACGCGCTGGCGCAGCCGCGGGTGCTGGTGCACCGCGACTTCATGCCGCGCAACCTGATGCCGGTGGCCGACGGCCCGGCGGTGCTGGACTTCCAGGACTGCGTGCTCGGCCCGGTCGCCTACGATCCGGTCAGCCTGTTCAAGGACACCACGGTGAGCTGGCCGCTGGCGCGGGTCGACGCGTGGCTGGCGCGCTACCACGCGCGCGCGCTGCAGGCCGGGATCGCGGTACCGCCGCTGGCGCAGTTCCTGCGCGACGCCGACTGGATGGGCGTGCAGCGCCACCTGAAGAACCTGGGCATCTTCGCGCGGCTGAACTACCGCGACGGCAAGGCCTGGTACCTGGACAACGTGCCGCGCTTCATCGATTACCTCGACGAGGTGCTGCCGCGGCATCCGGCGCTGCAGCCGCTGGCGCAGTTGCTGCACACGCGGATCAAGCCGGCGCTGGCGCAACGCGCGGCCGCGGCCGCATGA
- a CDS encoding AI-2E family transporter yields the protein MTLSPEAEIALFLRRLKWTAVILGALWVVALLAPILTPFVLALLLGWLGDPLVDRLERAGRSRNMAVTLVFVLMLLLLVLALLILVPMLERQIVTFIEVLPQARDWFTGTAIPWAEQKTGLQLMAWLDPERLIEWIRGHWQQAGGVAATFFGYLSRSGFAMVTWVVNLVLLPILTFYFLRDWDILVERVAATIPRNHVATVGRLARQSNDVLGAFIRGQFLVMLALGVIYAGGLSLIGLNLGLLIGIIAGLISFIPYLGATTGILLAILAALVQAKGFDLQLLILVGVVFTVGQLLESYVLTPRIVGDKIGLHPVAVIFAVMAGGQLFGFLGMLLALPVAAVANVLLHYLHEQYRQSELYAGDKPTILLESGAERPSVIELPPRGPEQP from the coding sequence ATGACGCTGTCCCCGGAAGCGGAAATCGCGCTGTTCCTGCGCCGCCTGAAATGGACCGCGGTGATCCTGGGCGCGCTGTGGGTGGTGGCGCTGCTGGCGCCGATCCTGACCCCGTTCGTGCTGGCGCTGCTGCTGGGCTGGCTCGGCGACCCGCTGGTCGACCGCCTGGAGCGCGCCGGCCGTTCGCGCAACATGGCGGTGACGCTGGTGTTCGTGCTGATGCTGCTGTTGTTGGTGCTGGCGCTGCTGATCCTGGTGCCGATGCTGGAACGGCAGATCGTCACCTTCATCGAGGTGCTGCCGCAGGCGCGCGACTGGTTCACCGGCACCGCGATCCCGTGGGCCGAGCAGAAGACCGGGCTGCAGCTGATGGCCTGGCTGGACCCGGAGCGGCTGATCGAATGGATCCGCGGCCACTGGCAGCAGGCCGGCGGCGTCGCCGCGACCTTCTTCGGCTACCTGTCGCGCTCGGGCTTCGCGATGGTGACCTGGGTGGTGAACCTGGTGCTGCTGCCGATCCTGACCTTCTACTTCCTGCGCGATTGGGACATCCTGGTCGAGCGCGTGGCCGCGACCATCCCGCGCAACCACGTGGCCACCGTCGGCCGCCTGGCGCGGCAGTCCAACGACGTGCTGGGCGCGTTCATCCGCGGCCAGTTCCTGGTGATGCTGGCGCTGGGCGTGATCTACGCCGGCGGGCTGAGCCTGATCGGGCTCAACCTGGGCCTGCTGATCGGCATCATCGCCGGCCTGATCAGCTTCATCCCGTACCTGGGCGCGACCACCGGCATCCTGCTGGCGATCCTGGCGGCGCTGGTGCAGGCCAAGGGCTTCGACCTGCAGCTGCTGATCCTGGTCGGCGTGGTGTTCACCGTCGGCCAGCTGCTGGAGAGCTACGTGCTGACCCCGCGCATCGTCGGCGACAAGATCGGCCTGCACCCGGTGGCGGTGATCTTCGCGGTGATGGCCGGCGGCCAGCTGTTCGGCTTCCTCGGCATGCTGCTGGCGCTGCCGGTGGCGGCGGTGGCCAACGTGCTGCTGCACTACCTGCACGAGCAGTACCGGCAGAGCGAACTGTATGCCGGGGACAAGCCGACGATCCTGCTGGAGAGCGGCGCCGAACGGCCGTCGGTGATCGAACTGCCGCCGCGAGGCCCCGAGCAGCCGTGA
- a CDS encoding DUF2066 domain-containing protein, which yields MEPSMRRSLALLLSFALCLPAAAALAQAGLRTEGDVAGAQGPYDAEVPVNSQGEGDRNGALARALAAVLGKISGDRAVMARPGVPQALRNAKNFVDSYDYRQDQGTSPSGAPTFRTVLVARFRQSDVDGLAAALGLPLWPQPRPKPVLWLAIDDGSGPRLVGVQQSNAARSLLDRAIERGYRLGLPTGSAAEQALVGAIWRQDTAAVANASSRYSPPMQLIGKLYRGKSGGWTADWVFVDGGKTLSSWSVSDADARRAMAAGADGAADALVKRYAKAASAGPAGVYRVLITGIRSADDYLRVSAVLQNTSVVRRIVPVQASGDRLELDLDLLSGVSGLNRMLGADSPLQPVTAPTEGGPIILNTERTEYRLK from the coding sequence ATGGAACCTTCGATGCGCCGCAGCCTTGCCTTACTCCTGTCTTTCGCGTTGTGCCTCCCCGCTGCGGCCGCCCTGGCCCAGGCCGGATTGCGCACCGAAGGCGACGTTGCCGGTGCGCAAGGTCCCTACGACGCCGAGGTGCCGGTCAACAGCCAGGGCGAGGGCGACCGCAACGGCGCCCTGGCGCGCGCGCTGGCCGCGGTGCTGGGCAAGATCTCCGGCGACCGCGCGGTGATGGCGCGCCCGGGGGTGCCGCAGGCGCTGCGCAACGCCAAGAACTTCGTCGACAGCTACGACTACCGCCAGGACCAGGGCACCTCGCCGAGCGGCGCGCCGACCTTCCGCACCGTCCTGGTCGCGCGCTTCCGGCAGAGCGACGTCGACGGCCTGGCCGCGGCGCTGGGCCTGCCGCTGTGGCCGCAGCCGCGGCCCAAGCCGGTGCTGTGGCTGGCGATCGACGACGGCAGCGGCCCGCGCCTGGTCGGCGTGCAGCAGTCCAATGCCGCGCGCAGCCTGCTGGACCGCGCGATCGAGCGCGGCTACCGGCTCGGCCTGCCCACCGGCAGCGCTGCCGAGCAGGCCCTGGTCGGCGCGATCTGGCGCCAGGACACCGCCGCGGTGGCCAACGCCTCGTCCCGCTACAGCCCGCCGATGCAGCTGATCGGCAAGCTGTACCGTGGCAAGTCCGGCGGCTGGACCGCCGACTGGGTGTTCGTCGACGGCGGCAAGACCCTGTCCAGCTGGTCGGTCAGCGACGCCGACGCGCGCCGGGCCATGGCCGCCGGCGCCGACGGCGCCGCCGATGCACTGGTCAAGCGCTACGCCAAGGCGGCCAGCGCCGGCCCGGCCGGCGTCTACCGGGTGCTGATCACCGGCATCCGCAGCGCCGACGACTACCTGCGCGTATCGGCGGTGCTGCAGAACACCTCGGTGGTGCGGCGCATCGTGCCGGTCCAGGCCAGCGGCGACCGCCTGGAGCTGGACCTGGACCTGCTCAGCGGCGTGTCCGGGCTCAACCGCATGCTCGGCGCCGACAGCCCGCTGCAGCCGGTGACCGCGCCGACCGAGGGCGGCCCGATCATCCTCAACACCGAGCGCACGGAGTACCGGCTCAAATGA
- the murU gene encoding N-acetylmuramate alpha-1-phosphate uridylyltransferase MurU, with translation MKALIFAAGFGERMRPLTERTPKPLLAVGGTPLIVWHLRKLAALGVREVVVNTSWLAEQFPQALGDGSAFGLRIAYSYEGATPLETGGGMLHALPLLGPAPFLLVNGDIWTDFDFARLAPDPAGLAQLVMVDPPAYAAHGDFALHADATLRSDGAALLTYAGVGVYRPELLDGWQAAFDPPIAPHAAPPRFALAPILRAHMAAGRIHGLHHRGRWTDVGTPQRLAELDAELRFGIRDSGFGNS, from the coding sequence ATGAAGGCGCTGATCTTCGCCGCCGGCTTCGGCGAGCGCATGCGGCCGCTGACCGAACGCACGCCCAAGCCACTGCTGGCGGTGGGCGGCACGCCGCTGATCGTCTGGCACCTACGCAAGCTCGCCGCGCTGGGCGTGCGCGAGGTGGTGGTCAATACCTCGTGGCTGGCCGAGCAGTTCCCGCAGGCGCTCGGCGACGGCAGCGCGTTCGGCCTGCGCATCGCCTATTCCTACGAGGGCGCCACGCCGCTGGAGACCGGCGGCGGCATGCTGCACGCCTTGCCGCTGCTCGGGCCGGCGCCGTTCCTGCTGGTCAACGGCGACATCTGGACCGATTTCGATTTCGCGCGGCTGGCGCCGGACCCGGCCGGGCTGGCGCAACTGGTGATGGTCGATCCGCCGGCCTACGCCGCGCACGGCGATTTCGCGCTGCACGCCGACGCCACGCTGCGCAGCGACGGCGCCGCGCTGCTGACCTACGCCGGCGTGGGCGTCTATCGCCCGGAACTGCTGGACGGCTGGCAGGCGGCGTTCGACCCGCCGATCGCGCCCCACGCCGCGCCGCCGCGCTTCGCGCTGGCGCCGATCCTGCGCGCGCACATGGCCGCCGGCCGCATCCACGGCCTGCACCATCGCGGGCGCTGGACCGACGTGGGGACGCCGCAGCGGCTGGCGGAGTTGGATGCGGAGCTGAGATTCGGGATTCGGGATTCGGGATTCGGCAACAGCTGA
- a CDS encoding DUF2238 domain-containing protein has product MAAAKRAWLALTLAVFAASWVHPLWPAEQAMHSSLAVLGLAWLVWHDRRWPLRNAHFAAICAFINVHNVAAHWLYSNVPYDQWLRALTGGWSPNAAFGWQRNHTDRLIHLLFGLCFAPALRDYARQRWPALSARQAFVLATMAIMCASLLYEWLEWLIALLLSPEQAESYNGQQGDPWDAHMDMLLATLGCASAWPWRRAGRLPPSPH; this is encoded by the coding sequence ATGGCGGCGGCCAAGCGCGCCTGGCTGGCGCTGACCCTGGCGGTGTTCGCCGCCAGCTGGGTGCACCCGCTGTGGCCGGCCGAACAGGCCATGCACAGCTCGCTGGCGGTGCTGGGCCTCGCCTGGCTGGTCTGGCACGACCGCCGCTGGCCGCTGCGCAACGCGCACTTCGCCGCGATCTGCGCGTTCATCAACGTGCACAACGTCGCCGCGCACTGGCTGTATTCCAACGTGCCCTACGACCAGTGGCTGCGCGCGCTGACCGGCGGCTGGTCGCCGAACGCCGCGTTCGGCTGGCAGCGCAACCACACCGACCGCCTGATCCACCTGCTGTTCGGGCTGTGCTTCGCGCCGGCGCTGCGCGACTACGCCCGGCAGCGCTGGCCTGCGCTGTCGGCGCGGCAGGCGTTCGTGCTGGCGACGATGGCGATCATGTGCGCCAGCCTGCTCTACGAATGGCTGGAGTGGCTGATCGCGTTGCTGCTGTCGCCCGAGCAGGCCGAGTCCTACAACGGCCAGCAGGGCGACCCGTGGGATGCGCACATGGACATGCTGCTGGCCACCCTGGGCTGCGCCAGCGCGTGGCCGTGGCGGCGCGCCGGGCGCCTGCCCCCTTCCCCGCACTAG
- the purM gene encoding phosphoribosylformylglycinamidine cyclo-ligase has product MTYRDAGVDIDAGNAVVERIKPLVKRSFRPEVMGGLGGFGALFDLSGKYREPVLVSGTDGVGTKLKLAQQLGRHDSIGIDLVGMCVNDVLVQGAEPLFFLDYFATGKLDVETTVAVVGGIARGCELAGCALIGGETAEMPDMYPPGEYDLAGFTVGAVEKSQLLDGAKVRQGDVLIGIASSGPHSNGYSLIRRIYDRAGRPADLQVGGGSLADALMAPTALYVKPILSLLRGAHADGIHAMAHITGGGLTENIIRVIPDGLGLDIRASAWTLPPVFEWLQREGAVADSEMWRTFNCGIGFVLVAAPDQVAALERSLDTLGLAHWQIGAVVAAGAGERVHIG; this is encoded by the coding sequence TTGACCTACCGCGACGCCGGCGTCGACATCGATGCCGGCAATGCCGTGGTCGAACGCATCAAACCCCTGGTCAAGCGCAGTTTCCGCCCCGAGGTGATGGGCGGGCTGGGCGGGTTCGGCGCGCTGTTCGACCTGTCCGGCAAGTACCGCGAACCGGTGCTGGTGTCCGGCACCGACGGCGTCGGCACCAAGCTGAAGCTGGCGCAACAGCTGGGCCGGCACGACAGCATCGGCATCGACCTGGTCGGCATGTGCGTCAACGACGTGCTGGTGCAGGGCGCCGAACCGCTGTTCTTCCTGGACTATTTCGCCACCGGCAAGCTCGACGTGGAGACCACGGTGGCGGTGGTCGGCGGCATCGCCCGCGGCTGCGAACTGGCCGGCTGCGCGCTGATCGGCGGCGAGACCGCGGAAATGCCCGACATGTACCCGCCGGGCGAGTACGACCTGGCCGGCTTCACCGTCGGCGCGGTGGAGAAGTCGCAGCTGCTGGACGGCGCCAAGGTGCGCCAGGGCGACGTGCTGATCGGCATCGCCTCCTCCGGCCCGCACTCCAACGGCTACTCGCTGATCCGCCGCATCTACGACCGCGCCGGGCGCCCGGCCGACCTGCAGGTCGGCGGCGGCAGCCTGGCCGACGCGCTGATGGCGCCGACCGCGCTGTACGTCAAGCCGATCCTGTCGCTGCTGCGCGGCGCACATGCCGACGGCATCCACGCGATGGCGCACATCACCGGCGGCGGCCTGACCGAGAACATCATCCGCGTGATCCCCGACGGCCTGGGCCTGGACATCCGCGCCAGCGCCTGGACCCTGCCGCCGGTGTTCGAGTGGCTGCAGCGCGAAGGCGCGGTCGCCGACAGCGAGATGTGGCGCACCTTCAACTGCGGCATCGGCTTCGTGCTGGTGGCCGCGCCCGACCAGGTCGCCGCGCTGGAGCGCAGCCTGGACACGCTGGGCCTGGCGCATTGGCAGATCGGCGCGGTGGTGGCGGCCGGCGCCGGCGAACGCGTGCACATCGGCTGA
- the hda gene encoding DnaA regulatory inactivator Hda has translation MSVPQLPLALRSPPEQRLDRYVGAPAGLLAQLQAVADGRDVDWIYLSGPAGTGKTHLALALCAAAEQAGRSAAYLPLQAAAGRLRDALEALEGRDLVALDGLEAIAGQREDEVALFDFHNRARSAGVTLLYTAQAMPDGLALSLPDLRSRLAQCTRIALSPLDDTGRAAVLRERAQRRGLVLEDAAIDWLLTHAGRDLAGLVALLERLDRESLAAQRRVTVPFLRRVLGEPGLGNRDSGFGKG, from the coding sequence GTGAGCGTGCCGCAGCTGCCGCTGGCGTTGCGCTCTCCGCCGGAGCAGCGCCTGGACCGCTATGTCGGCGCGCCGGCGGGCTTGCTGGCGCAGCTGCAGGCCGTCGCCGACGGCCGCGACGTCGACTGGATCTACCTGTCCGGCCCGGCCGGCACCGGCAAGACCCACCTGGCGCTGGCGCTGTGCGCGGCGGCCGAGCAGGCCGGGCGCAGCGCCGCCTACCTGCCGCTGCAGGCCGCCGCCGGACGCCTGCGCGATGCGCTGGAAGCGCTGGAAGGGCGCGACTTGGTCGCGCTGGACGGGCTGGAGGCGATCGCCGGGCAGCGCGAGGACGAAGTGGCGCTGTTCGATTTCCACAACCGCGCGCGCAGCGCCGGGGTGACCCTGCTGTACACCGCGCAGGCGATGCCCGACGGCCTGGCGCTGAGCCTGCCCGACCTGCGCTCGCGGCTGGCGCAGTGCACGCGCATCGCCCTGTCGCCGCTGGACGACACCGGCCGCGCCGCGGTGTTGCGCGAGCGCGCGCAACGCCGCGGCCTGGTGCTGGAGGATGCGGCGATCGACTGGCTGCTGACCCACGCCGGCCGCGACCTGGCCGGCCTGGTCGCGCTGCTGGAGCGGCTGGACCGAGAATCGCTGGCGGCGCAGCGGCGGGTGACGGTGCCGTTCTTGCGGCGGGTGTTGGGAGAGCCGGGATTGGGGAATCGGGATTCGGGATTCGGCAAAGGCTGA